One Candidatus Vicinibacter affinis DNA window includes the following coding sequences:
- a CDS encoding TonB-dependent receptor produces MKRVWFWSLLMFVTGSLMAQEGRIYGALKSPEGGAVEFANVVLYQAVDSSIVKVEPSDAEGKFAFAGLKEGVYEVMASFLGMDNLKISKLSLKPGQAMDLGTLTLQSGSIALDAATVKATRALIEIKPDRTVFNVQGTINSVGSDALSLLRKAPSVTVDNNDNISVLGRTGVLVYVDGKRLPLNGEELSNYLQSLPAEQIDRIDIISNPGAKYEAEGNAGILDIRLKRDKSLGANGTVSVTSGQGKYNRTNLSSNANYRNKKFNFFGQLGIGQQKGFNTLDFISYQNGLYLEELNVLRNRGRFANLRLGADYYLDKNQTIGFLYSPGLHMGRQLGYNRITIAEATSQSLVDSILVAQTVSKNTRHQNTYNLNYRYDAKKGRNFNIDLDYGHFTNDGRRSQPNAYWNATEDSVLSRVINNFETPTDIKIYTFKADYEQNLFGGTVAAGTKISKVVSDNTFLVFDEITGLNIRDDRRSNLFEYDENVYAVYLNYQRPLTKKWNASFGMRTEQTNATGDLRAFLPELQEPPVLLDYLSWFPSAGLNFTPSPKHSFNLNYGKRINRPDYNVLNPFNNQLSQLSFEKGNPFLRPEIVNNIELGYTLGSRYNFKAGYSLTENQITRLIGPDDSDPRASFISWDNLATQKIWSTSVSIPVEILKFWNAYFNLSGSHIDNQADYGEGAVVDVQAFTYNIYQQHTFELPWKLKGEVSGYYSGPGVWGGVFVYESSWSLDLGLQRKFLNDRMNVRLGISDLFYESGWDGVSSFDGLESEGSGRYDTRRASISVSYLFGNQNLKSSKRKTGMEEEAGRINE; encoded by the coding sequence ATGAAGAGAGTTTGGTTTTGGTCGTTATTAATGTTTGTAACTGGAAGCTTGATGGCCCAGGAAGGCCGTATTTACGGAGCTTTAAAGAGCCCGGAAGGCGGGGCAGTAGAGTTTGCCAACGTAGTCCTGTATCAGGCTGTGGACAGTTCGATCGTAAAAGTGGAGCCTAGTGATGCAGAGGGTAAATTTGCCTTTGCGGGTTTGAAGGAGGGGGTTTATGAGGTGATGGCGAGTTTTCTTGGCATGGACAATCTAAAGATCAGTAAGTTGTCATTAAAGCCAGGACAAGCCATGGATCTGGGTACCCTGACCTTGCAATCCGGTAGCATTGCCCTGGATGCAGCCACCGTAAAAGCCACCCGTGCATTAATTGAGATCAAACCTGACCGAACGGTCTTTAACGTACAGGGAACCATCAACAGTGTAGGCTCCGATGCCTTGTCCTTGCTACGCAAAGCTCCGAGCGTTACAGTAGACAACAATGACAACATCAGCGTACTGGGGCGTACCGGTGTTTTGGTTTACGTGGATGGAAAACGTCTTCCGCTGAATGGAGAGGAACTGAGTAATTATCTGCAAAGTCTTCCCGCAGAGCAAATTGATCGCATAGACATCATCTCCAATCCCGGAGCCAAATATGAAGCAGAGGGGAATGCGGGTATTCTGGACATTCGCCTGAAAAGAGATAAAAGTCTTGGTGCCAACGGTACAGTGAGTGTGACCAGCGGTCAGGGAAAATACAACCGGACCAACTTAAGTAGCAATGCTAATTATCGAAACAAAAAATTTAATTTTTTTGGACAATTGGGAATTGGGCAACAAAAGGGATTCAATACCCTCGATTTCATCAGTTACCAAAATGGACTTTACCTTGAAGAGTTAAATGTGCTGCGCAACCGTGGACGATTTGCAAATCTCCGACTCGGTGCAGATTATTATCTGGATAAAAATCAAACCATTGGATTCCTCTATTCGCCTGGCTTGCACATGGGAAGACAACTTGGATACAATCGCATTACCATCGCAGAGGCAACCAGCCAATCGTTAGTGGACAGCATACTGGTAGCCCAGACGGTTAGTAAAAATACCCGACATCAGAACACCTACAACCTCAACTATCGCTACGATGCAAAAAAAGGAAGAAATTTCAATATAGACCTTGACTATGGGCATTTTACCAATGACGGCAGGAGATCACAACCAAATGCTTATTGGAATGCCACAGAGGATTCTGTATTGAGCAGAGTCATCAATAATTTTGAGACTCCGACGGACATTAAAATTTACACTTTCAAAGCTGATTATGAGCAAAATTTATTTGGCGGAACAGTTGCTGCAGGAACAAAAATCAGCAAGGTGGTTTCTGATAATACTTTCCTGGTTTTTGATGAAATAACCGGACTGAATATTCGGGATGACAGACGATCTAATTTGTTTGAATACGATGAAAATGTTTATGCGGTTTATTTAAATTACCAAAGACCTTTGACAAAAAAATGGAACGCCAGTTTCGGAATGCGCACCGAACAAACCAATGCAACAGGAGATCTCCGTGCTTTTCTTCCGGAACTTCAGGAGCCACCTGTTTTACTGGATTATCTCAGTTGGTTTCCCAGTGCCGGACTCAACTTTACACCTTCCCCAAAACATTCCTTTAATCTCAACTATGGTAAAAGAATCAATCGTCCGGATTACAATGTACTTAATCCATTCAACAATCAGTTGAGCCAACTTTCCTTTGAAAAAGGAAATCCGTTTCTCAGGCCGGAGATTGTCAACAACATTGAATTAGGATATACCCTTGGTTCCCGTTATAATTTTAAAGCGGGATACAGTCTCACAGAAAATCAAATCACCCGTCTTATTGGGCCCGATGATTCTGATCCAAGAGCCAGCTTCATTTCCTGGGATAATCTGGCCACTCAAAAAATTTGGAGTACCAGTGTCAGCATTCCGGTAGAAATTTTAAAATTCTGGAATGCCTATTTCAACCTCAGCGGATCACACATCGACAATCAGGCTGATTACGGTGAAGGCGCTGTCGTGGATGTACAAGCTTTTACCTACAACATTTACCAACAGCACACTTTCGAACTTCCCTGGAAACTTAAAGGAGAAGTGTCCGGATATTATTCCGGCCCGGGCGTCTGGGGAGGTGTTTTTGTCTATGAGTCCAGTTGGAGTCTCGACCTTGGGTTGCAACGTAAATTCTTAAACGATCGCATGAATGTGCGATTGGGTATCTCTGATTTGTTTTATGAATCGGGATGGGATGGCGTTTCCAGTTTTGATGGATTGGAATCTGAAGGAAGCGGCCGTTATGATACAAGAAGGGCAAGCATCAGCGTCAGCTATTTGTTTGGAAACCAGAATCTGAAATCGAGTAAAAGAAAAACGGGGATGGAGGAAGAAGCGGGGAGGATAAATGAATGA
- a CDS encoding T9SS type A sorting domain-containing protein, with the protein MSNKYIGKLIDTCVRKTNNFTFNINNIEVPIPTTNYLSFLGEIPEDHQLKIYSSNGIEVYSGKVVEKTINTSNFPPGIYFLELSSSSKSIFNKVFISKVH; encoded by the coding sequence ATGAGCAATAAATATATTGGTAAATTAATCGACACATGCGTTCGTAAAACAAATAATTTTACATTTAATATCAATAATATTGAAGTCCCAATCCCCACTACAAATTATCTTAGCTTCCTTGGTGAAATTCCCGAAGATCACCAACTTAAAATTTATTCATCAAATGGAATCGAGGTCTATTCTGGTAAAGTGGTTGAAAAAACAATAAACACCTCAAATTTTCCTCCCGGAATTTACTTTTTAGAATTGTCATCAAGTTCAAAATCAATTTTTAATAAAGTATTTATTTCCAAAGTTCATTAG